A single region of the Enterobacter cloacae complex sp. R_G8 genome encodes:
- a CDS encoding type I polyketide synthase, producing the protein MMPSLQLFNRGYHSFNQLLPELAVQQTSQTAFEFVRSARDIHSQNYQQLHQRAASLADALMQYGQRGDRVILLYPDGEDFIGAFFGCLYAGMVAVPVPMPAKSSGSAWERFVGVLRNAQTEFIVTTAKGAETLIQLALPLSPLIFTFDLTDNIALPSGYRLHYLERHFSGAFHPVSVTENDLAFLQYTSGSTGAPKGVMVTHGNLWSNSLAIHHFFGHHSESRGMIWLPHFHDMGLIGGLLQPVFGAFPCRVMSPMMLMKNPFNWLKQISDYQATTSGGPNFAYDLCVRKISRDQVEALDLSRWDVAFCGAEPIRPATLQQFSEHFAPAGFRSGSFLPCYGMAETTLIVTGMEKGRGLRVADDAGVVCCGHALSDTSVCIVDPELHQPLAEGESGEIWLRGPGVAAGYWNNNTATREAFQARLADNPHPWLRSGDMGFLQGSHLFVTGRLKELLIVNGQNHYPTDIEETIRQSDPVLAEATVCVFASEAERPVALLEVMTRTKNSLDMPTLAPRIHAAVAERHGITLDELLLVGRRAIPRTTSGKLQRTRAKAMYQQEMLEVEWRSRQASMTPATAESTQGLAALIAGIISTATNATISESQWDEAFIGFGMSSLQAVGVIGELEQHLGRELSPALIYDYPTINQLATALGQSATAQPVQTAGADSAIAVIGIGVELPGHSGVEALWTLLLQGHSTTGEIPAHRWPDSMLEGFNRKGSFFEHVDEFDAGYFGISPREAVYIDPQHRLLLETVQQALTDAGLKASSLRGSDTAVYVGISASDYALACGDNVSAYSGLGNAHSIAANRISYLYDLKGPSVALDTACSSSLVAIEGAMQSLRTGRCSLAIAGGVNLALTPHLQKVFTEAQMLAPDGRCKTFDARADGYVRGEGCGVVVLKPLTQALADGDRVYATLVASAVNQDGRSNGITAPNGPSQQAVIRRAMAEAGVDSDSIDYIEAHGTGTALGDLIEYQALETVFTDRKTSVPVQVGSIKTNIGHLEAAAGVLGVVKTSLMLYYQQYVPHLNFAQKNPHIAAISRHVDVCGGQTIPWHSASGVRYAGVSSFGFGGTNGHVILRSAPAVKKCQQPATPHTVLLISSHDEKGFYLQREAIQAGLSARQESETATWCRLVNTRYDAARYRGVAFGTDRTQLTESLAQLAANKAGKAQPQVWLFPGQGTQQIGMGAELYHHLPGYRERFDALAATIQQRYQIDITQALFARDEVWQRCARTCQLSLFACSYVLAQSVMHFGLRPAAVMGHSLGEYCAAVIAGHLSLDDGLAMVHQRACLMSALTQEGAMAVVFSGEADVRQAIAPWAGDIDIAAFNTPTLTTIAGSTAAIDACLHALSTQGGHARKIKTTSAFHSSMMDPILGAWREWLVNNVTFSSGNIPFYSNLNGKMCERTDADYWCQQIRQPVHFLQSVQNVLAQGEFTFIDLSADSSLGKFVSATDRRHRVLAAGDRRHEYKSLLMLLGTLWQQGHDIDWNRLYCATTRETLPLPAIQFCRKRYWLAGKTPAQTPSAKEDAMSHQHHLAAEIKAIIAGFLEADPATLDDSLPFLEMGADSLVLLDAINTIKDRYGVAIPVRALFEELNTLEAVIAFVVEHAQTETAAVPVSVTHTASPPSQPSGAMPVQASKPEAEHVQALIARQLELMSHQLQLLNGTPHPVPQTAATTMSVVTPPAPVVAPTAPAKASAHSSWFKKETKKVSLGSERDRHLAQLTQQFVDKTGGSKRNAQQYRAVLADNRASAGFRLSTKEMLYPLVGERSEGSRIWDVDGNEYIDFTMGFGANLLGHAPACVQQAVADQLAQGMQIGPQSALAGEVATLISELTGQPRVAFCNSGSEAVMSAVRLARAVTGKNKVALFGGSYHGVFDGILGRQQGGKTPERATPIAAGTPQSLVDDLLVLEYGSEESLALIARYAAELAVVIVEPVQSRYPDHQPREYLHTLRELTATHNIALMFDEVITGFRLATGGAQAYYGVQADIASYGKIVGGGLPIGVIAGSRRFMDSIDGGFWQYGDDSWPQAELIFFAGTFSKHPLTMAASKAVLEYIKAHPALYDDINQKTARLTRSLNTWFAVTGTPIEIVSAGSLFRFKFNGNYDILFHHLMLRGIFIWEGRNCFVSVAHSDEDIDRFITAVKESVNAMRVDGFFGLEGIRPDTPYAATDSQQRFLQLAAQDESGLLAGNIGGVIETARDVDSDIMREAWHLLSARHEALRMQFTDAGELRVSSETEVDFREENAVPATCLADFAAQPFNLATAPLARLLLIRHEGKTTLAIAAHHTVADGWSFMVMLRELLHLYDALAAGKRPELTAAVSYLQVIRAQKRVDEAALTQRLAAFPARRLTPDALTVLEPSLTYQGQRLMQRLTYPGLAGQLRKASAELRVTRFAMLNALFILTLEKTLGHGRVPVAVPDAGRDFEQSDAIVGQCVRLLPLCIDSAACASLHEMAGAIHNMIVAQRDEAALPSRCFQGPTAALPSRCFQGPTAALPLLATFNVEPHAPLAEMRQWQASLSLLPVSAVEFPLMINILEMKEGLSVELDYQLRYFTREHANALLEQFLRAITVLAEHGPDAAGALFSSSEVLAAS; encoded by the coding sequence ATGATGCCGTCTCTTCAGTTGTTTAACAGGGGATATCATTCCTTCAACCAGCTATTGCCCGAACTTGCTGTTCAACAGACTTCGCAGACGGCATTTGAATTCGTACGCAGCGCCAGAGATATTCACAGTCAAAATTATCAGCAATTACATCAGCGTGCCGCATCGCTTGCCGATGCATTAATGCAGTACGGGCAGCGTGGTGACCGGGTAATATTGCTTTACCCTGATGGTGAAGATTTTATTGGCGCTTTTTTTGGCTGCCTTTATGCCGGAATGGTAGCCGTCCCCGTCCCGATGCCCGCCAAATCGTCGGGAAGTGCGTGGGAGCGTTTCGTTGGCGTATTGCGCAATGCGCAAACGGAATTTATTGTTACGACCGCCAAAGGGGCTGAGACGTTAATCCAACTGGCGTTGCCGCTTTCCCCACTTATTTTTACCTTCGATCTGACTGATAACATCGCACTGCCTTCCGGTTATCGCCTGCATTATCTGGAGCGTCATTTCTCCGGGGCATTTCACCCGGTTTCGGTCACTGAAAACGATCTCGCCTTTTTACAGTACACCTCAGGGTCGACGGGCGCGCCAAAAGGGGTGATGGTGACACATGGCAACCTGTGGTCGAACTCGCTCGCCATCCACCACTTTTTCGGTCATCACAGCGAAAGCCGGGGCATGATTTGGCTGCCGCATTTTCATGATATGGGGCTGATCGGCGGATTATTGCAGCCCGTGTTTGGGGCGTTCCCCTGCCGGGTGATGTCACCCATGATGTTAATGAAGAACCCTTTTAACTGGCTTAAGCAAATTTCTGATTACCAGGCGACAACCTCCGGCGGGCCAAATTTCGCCTACGATTTGTGCGTACGTAAGATCAGCAGAGATCAGGTTGAGGCGTTAGATCTCTCGCGCTGGGATGTCGCGTTTTGTGGTGCAGAGCCCATTCGTCCCGCCACGCTGCAACAGTTCAGCGAGCACTTTGCACCTGCCGGATTCCGTTCTGGATCGTTCCTGCCGTGCTATGGCATGGCAGAAACCACGCTCATTGTCACCGGTATGGAAAAAGGGCGGGGACTGCGCGTGGCTGACGATGCCGGGGTGGTTTGTTGTGGGCACGCCCTGTCCGACACCAGTGTTTGCATCGTGGATCCTGAGCTCCACCAGCCGCTGGCTGAAGGGGAAAGTGGCGAGATCTGGTTACGTGGACCGGGTGTGGCCGCTGGGTACTGGAATAATAATACCGCCACGCGTGAAGCATTCCAGGCGCGTCTGGCTGATAATCCGCATCCGTGGTTGCGCAGCGGCGATATGGGGTTTCTCCAGGGCAGCCATCTGTTTGTCACCGGGCGGCTTAAAGAGTTGCTGATAGTGAATGGTCAGAATCACTATCCCACGGATATAGAAGAGACGATACGCCAGTCCGACCCTGTTCTGGCGGAAGCGACGGTCTGTGTCTTCGCCAGCGAAGCCGAACGCCCGGTTGCGCTACTTGAGGTGATGACACGCACTAAAAATAGTCTTGATATGCCGACGTTGGCACCGCGCATTCATGCCGCTGTGGCGGAGCGTCACGGCATCACGCTGGATGAGTTACTCCTCGTCGGACGCAGGGCGATACCCCGTACTACCAGCGGAAAGTTACAGCGTACCCGCGCAAAAGCGATGTACCAGCAGGAGATGCTCGAAGTGGAGTGGCGCAGCCGCCAGGCATCTATGACACCCGCCACGGCAGAAAGCACGCAGGGGTTGGCGGCGCTGATCGCCGGGATAATCAGCACTGCGACGAATGCCACAATCAGCGAATCTCAATGGGATGAGGCGTTTATCGGCTTTGGCATGAGCTCGCTTCAGGCGGTCGGCGTGATTGGCGAACTGGAGCAGCATTTGGGGCGCGAGCTCTCTCCGGCGTTGATCTATGACTATCCCACCATCAATCAGCTGGCCACTGCGTTGGGACAATCCGCAACAGCACAGCCTGTCCAGACGGCTGGCGCAGACAGCGCCATTGCGGTGATCGGTATCGGCGTCGAACTGCCCGGACATAGCGGCGTGGAGGCACTGTGGACGCTGCTGCTGCAAGGTCACAGCACCACCGGTGAAATCCCGGCACACCGCTGGCCGGACTCCATGCTTGAGGGATTCAACCGCAAAGGCAGCTTCTTTGAACATGTCGACGAGTTCGACGCTGGCTATTTTGGTATTTCGCCACGTGAAGCGGTGTATATCGATCCGCAGCATCGCCTGCTGTTAGAAACGGTACAACAGGCGCTCACCGATGCCGGGCTTAAAGCCTCCTCCCTGCGCGGCAGCGATACAGCGGTTTATGTCGGGATCAGCGCCAGCGATTACGCTCTGGCCTGCGGCGATAACGTCTCGGCGTACAGTGGTTTAGGGAACGCGCACAGTATCGCGGCCAACCGAATTTCCTATCTTTATGATTTAAAAGGTCCAAGTGTTGCGCTCGACACGGCCTGTTCGTCGTCGTTAGTGGCGATAGAGGGGGCAATGCAAAGTCTGCGGACTGGACGTTGTTCACTGGCGATTGCCGGGGGCGTCAATCTGGCGCTGACGCCGCATCTGCAAAAAGTCTTTACCGAAGCCCAGATGCTGGCCCCCGACGGTCGCTGTAAAACCTTTGACGCCCGTGCTGATGGCTATGTTCGTGGTGAAGGGTGTGGCGTCGTAGTGCTCAAACCGTTGACGCAGGCGCTGGCGGATGGCGATCGCGTATATGCCACGCTGGTGGCGAGCGCCGTGAATCAGGATGGCCGCAGTAACGGTATTACCGCACCGAATGGCCCGTCGCAGCAGGCTGTCATCCGGCGGGCGATGGCAGAGGCCGGGGTCGATAGCGACAGCATCGACTATATCGAAGCCCACGGCACGGGGACGGCACTCGGCGATCTGATCGAGTATCAGGCGCTGGAAACGGTATTCACCGATCGCAAGACTTCGGTTCCGGTGCAGGTGGGGTCAATTAAAACCAACATTGGCCATCTGGAGGCGGCGGCGGGTGTGCTGGGCGTGGTGAAAACCTCGTTGATGTTGTATTACCAGCAATATGTGCCGCACCTCAATTTTGCACAGAAAAACCCACATATCGCTGCAATTAGCCGCCATGTCGACGTTTGCGGGGGGCAAACCATCCCCTGGCACTCCGCTTCCGGTGTGCGCTACGCGGGCGTCAGCAGCTTCGGTTTTGGTGGCACAAACGGGCATGTGATATTGCGCAGCGCGCCGGCGGTTAAAAAATGCCAACAGCCCGCGACTCCACATACCGTGCTGCTGATCAGTTCTCATGATGAAAAGGGATTTTACCTTCAACGGGAGGCCATTCAGGCCGGATTATCCGCCCGTCAGGAGAGCGAGACTGCCACCTGGTGTCGTCTGGTGAACACCCGCTACGATGCCGCGCGGTATCGCGGCGTGGCGTTTGGCACGGATCGCACACAGCTGACGGAGAGCCTTGCACAGCTTGCTGCCAACAAGGCAGGTAAAGCTCAACCTCAGGTCTGGCTCTTTCCGGGGCAGGGCACCCAGCAAATCGGTATGGGGGCGGAGCTGTATCACCACCTGCCAGGCTATCGCGAGCGTTTTGATGCGCTGGCGGCGACCATTCAGCAGCGTTATCAGATTGATATCACCCAGGCGTTGTTCGCCCGTGACGAGGTCTGGCAGCGCTGCGCCAGGACCTGCCAGCTCTCACTCTTTGCCTGCAGTTACGTGCTGGCACAGAGCGTAATGCACTTTGGTCTGCGCCCGGCTGCGGTCATGGGTCACAGTCTGGGAGAGTATTGCGCAGCGGTCATCGCCGGTCATCTCTCGCTGGATGACGGGCTGGCCATGGTTCATCAGCGTGCGTGTCTGATGTCGGCCCTGACGCAGGAAGGGGCGATGGCGGTGGTGTTCAGCGGAGAAGCCGATGTGCGCCAGGCGATTGCACCCTGGGCGGGCGATATTGATATTGCCGCCTTCAACACGCCGACGCTCACAACCATTGCAGGAAGTACGGCCGCGATTGATGCCTGTCTTCATGCCCTCTCAACCCAGGGCGGCCATGCGCGAAAAATTAAAACCACCAGCGCATTTCACTCTTCCATGATGGATCCGATCCTCGGAGCCTGGCGCGAGTGGCTGGTCAATAACGTCACCTTCTCCAGTGGAAATATTCCGTTTTACAGCAACCTGAACGGGAAGATGTGTGAACGAACTGATGCCGATTACTGGTGCCAGCAAATTCGCCAGCCCGTGCATTTCCTGCAGAGTGTGCAAAACGTGCTGGCGCAAGGTGAGTTCACCTTTATCGATCTGAGTGCGGACAGTTCGCTGGGCAAATTTGTGAGTGCAACCGACCGTCGTCACCGGGTGCTGGCCGCAGGCGACCGACGACATGAGTACAAATCACTGCTGATGCTGCTGGGTACGTTGTGGCAGCAAGGGCACGACATCGACTGGAACAGGCTCTATTGTGCGACCACGCGGGAGACATTACCCCTGCCTGCTATCCAGTTCTGCCGCAAACGTTACTGGCTGGCGGGTAAGACGCCAGCGCAGACCCCATCTGCAAAAGAGGACGCTATGTCACATCAACACCATTTAGCCGCTGAAATAAAAGCGATTATCGCTGGTTTTCTTGAGGCGGATCCCGCCACGCTTGACGATTCACTGCCCTTCCTGGAAATGGGAGCAGATTCGCTGGTTTTGCTGGATGCCATCAATACCATTAAAGACCGCTACGGGGTTGCGATCCCGGTTCGTGCGCTGTTTGAAGAGCTCAATACGCTGGAGGCGGTGATCGCCTTTGTGGTGGAGCATGCACAGACAGAGACGGCTGCGGTGCCGGTCAGTGTCACACACACCGCCAGCCCGCCGTCGCAGCCCAGCGGGGCGATGCCAGTGCAGGCCAGCAAGCCGGAGGCGGAGCATGTTCAGGCGCTGATCGCCCGCCAGCTGGAGCTTATGTCGCATCAGCTCCAGCTGCTGAACGGTACGCCGCACCCTGTCCCGCAGACTGCAGCCACAACAATGTCGGTTGTCACGCCACCTGCGCCAGTTGTGGCTCCGACCGCACCGGCAAAAGCCAGTGCGCACAGCAGCTGGTTTAAAAAAGAGACCAAAAAAGTTTCTCTGGGCAGCGAGCGCGATCGTCATCTGGCGCAGCTCACCCAACAGTTCGTCGACAAAACGGGCGGTTCGAAACGTAATGCCCAGCAATACCGTGCCGTACTGGCGGATAACCGGGCCTCTGCCGGCTTTCGTTTATCCACCAAAGAGATGCTTTATCCCTTAGTGGGAGAGCGCTCTGAAGGTTCTCGCATCTGGGACGTCGATGGCAACGAATATATCGATTTTACGATGGGGTTTGGCGCCAACCTGCTGGGGCATGCTCCGGCGTGCGTGCAGCAGGCCGTTGCCGACCAGCTGGCGCAGGGGATGCAGATTGGCCCTCAAAGTGCATTGGCAGGCGAGGTGGCAACCCTTATCAGCGAGCTAACGGGACAGCCGCGCGTGGCGTTTTGTAACTCCGGATCTGAAGCGGTAATGAGCGCGGTGCGCCTGGCGCGCGCCGTGACGGGAAAAAATAAGGTCGCACTGTTTGGCGGCTCGTACCACGGTGTATTTGACGGCATTCTCGGACGTCAGCAGGGCGGCAAAACTCCTGAGCGCGCTACACCGATTGCCGCAGGTACGCCGCAATCGCTGGTGGATGACCTGCTGGTACTTGAGTACGGCAGCGAAGAGAGCCTGGCACTGATCGCCCGCTACGCGGCTGAACTGGCGGTGGTCATTGTCGAACCGGTGCAGAGCCGTTATCCCGATCATCAGCCACGGGAGTATCTGCATACCCTGCGTGAACTCACGGCGACCCATAATATTGCGCTGATGTTTGACGAAGTGATCACCGGTTTTCGTCTCGCGACGGGCGGGGCGCAAGCCTATTACGGTGTTCAGGCGGATATCGCCTCTTACGGGAAGATCGTTGGCGGTGGGCTGCCGATTGGTGTCATTGCAGGATCCCGACGCTTTATGGACAGTATCGACGGCGGGTTCTGGCAGTATGGCGATGACTCCTGGCCACAGGCGGAACTGATCTTCTTTGCCGGGACCTTCTCCAAGCATCCGCTGACCATGGCGGCAAGCAAAGCGGTGCTGGAGTACATCAAAGCGCACCCGGCGTTGTATGACGACATCAACCAAAAAACCGCACGTCTTACCCGGTCGCTCAATACCTGGTTCGCCGTGACCGGTACGCCGATTGAGATCGTGTCAGCCGGGAGTCTGTTCCGTTTTAAATTTAACGGCAACTACGACATCCTGTTCCACCATCTGATGCTGCGCGGCATCTTTATCTGGGAAGGACGTAACTGTTTTGTCTCGGTGGCGCATTCTGACGAGGATATCGACCGGTTTATCACGGCAGTAAAAGAGAGCGTAAACGCCATGCGCGTGGATGGCTTCTTTGGTCTGGAGGGGATACGTCCTGACACGCCGTATGCCGCGACCGACAGCCAGCAGCGTTTCCTGCAACTGGCGGCGCAGGATGAAAGCGGATTGTTGGCGGGGAATATTGGCGGTGTTATTGAGACCGCGCGCGACGTAGACAGCGATATTATGCGCGAAGCCTGGCACCTGCTGAGTGCGCGACATGAGGCATTGCGTATGCAGTTTACTGATGCCGGTGAACTGCGGGTGTCGTCGGAGACTGAGGTTGATTTCCGTGAGGAAAACGCGGTGCCTGCGACTTGTCTCGCAGATTTTGCCGCACAGCCTTTTAACCTCGCCACCGCACCGCTGGCTCGCCTTTTGCTCATCCGTCATGAGGGTAAGACTACGCTTGCTATTGCGGCACATCACACGGTGGCCGATGGCTGGTCGTTTATGGTGATGCTGCGCGAGTTGCTGCATCTTTACGATGCGCTGGCGGCGGGCAAACGTCCTGAGTTGACGGCGGCGGTAAGCTATCTGCAGGTGATCCGCGCGCAGAAGAGGGTAGATGAGGCGGCACTCACACAGCGTCTGGCAGCCTTCCCTGCGAGACGGTTAACGCCTGACGCGCTTACTGTGCTGGAGCCTTCTCTGACGTATCAGGGACAGCGTCTGATGCAGCGTCTGACCTATCCGGGTCTTGCCGGACAACTGCGCAAAGCCTCCGCTGAACTGCGGGTGACCCGTTTCGCCATGCTCAATGCGCTCTTTATCCTCACCCTTGAGAAAACGCTCGGCCATGGCCGGGTACCTGTCGCTGTGCCGGATGCGGGGCGCGATTTCGAACAGAGTGACGCGATTGTCGGACAGTGTGTCAGGCTGCTGCCGCTGTGCATTGACAGCGCGGCCTGTGCGTCGTTGCACGAGATGGCTGGGGCGATACATAACATGATTGTTGCGCAGCGCGACGAAGCTGCACTGCCGTCTCGCTGTTTCCAGGGACCGACTGCGGCACTGCCGTCTCGCTGTTTCCAGGGACCGACTGCGGCACTGCCGTTACTGGCAACCTTTAATGTCGAGCCGCATGCTCCGCTGGCAGAAATGCGACAGTGGCAGGCCAGTTTGTCCCTGTTACCGGTGAGCGCCGTAGAGTTCCCGTTAATGATCAATATTCTGGAGATGAAAGAAGGGTTGTCGGTCGAGCTGGACTACCAGTTGCGCTATTTCACCCGGGAGCATGCAAATGCGCTGCTTGAGCAGTTCCTGAGGGCGATAACCGTACTGGCAGAACACGGACCTGACGCTGCCGGAGCTTTATTCTCTTCGTCAGAGGTGCTGGCAGCTTCATGA
- a CDS encoding iron-containing redox enzyme family protein produces MTSLLNTRQLGRDAIVSTVDQRVYRENRAFANRLIDRVESHPLMRNPILSKMTSGEFDIQQMRVFHLEFYHAFAQVFTDAVIEALSAAKQLEAPLGAQAKMAARFLLQINLLDELGFHPGEDNEGNYNGQPALAHYVQFFNTIQQLGMTEQEVKAWLPMSSSLACRATFENAYGDYTRLVGLLAVAETVFHDFATPWAKGVDKATDIDVTQGYHSIHVESETGESIEDGHSEDAWILFCQAITEDRYREMEQHVDLWLKVWNDFCNDLLAGRAGK; encoded by the coding sequence ATGACATCATTACTGAATACCCGCCAGTTGGGCCGGGACGCTATTGTCTCGACGGTTGATCAGCGCGTTTACCGCGAGAATCGTGCATTTGCCAACCGGCTTATCGACAGGGTTGAATCTCATCCGCTGATGCGCAACCCCATTCTCTCAAAAATGACCAGCGGCGAATTTGATATTCAACAGATGCGTGTATTTCATCTGGAGTTTTATCACGCGTTTGCACAGGTCTTCACCGATGCTGTGATTGAAGCCTTGAGCGCGGCGAAACAACTGGAAGCACCGCTGGGTGCACAAGCGAAAATGGCAGCGCGTTTTCTGCTGCAAATCAACCTGCTGGATGAGCTCGGCTTCCATCCGGGTGAAGACAACGAAGGTAATTACAACGGCCAGCCTGCGCTGGCGCACTACGTACAGTTCTTTAATACCATCCAGCAACTGGGGATGACTGAGCAGGAGGTGAAAGCCTGGCTGCCGATGTCCAGCTCACTGGCCTGCCGCGCGACGTTTGAGAACGCATATGGCGATTATACCCGGTTGGTTGGGCTGCTGGCCGTGGCAGAGACGGTCTTCCATGACTTCGCCACGCCGTGGGCGAAAGGCGTGGATAAAGCGACGGATATTGACGTCACACAGGGCTATCACAGCATTCATGTGGAAAGCGAGACGGGAGAGTCCATTGAAGATGGTCACTCTGAGGATGCATGGATCCTGTTCTGTCAGGCAATTACGGAAGACCGCTATCGCGAAATGGAACAGCACGTCGATCTGTGGCTGAAAGTCTGGAACGACTTCTGCAACGACCTGCTGGCAGGCCGCGCCGGAAAATAA
- a CDS encoding membrane protein, with the protein MANLSAILIAFGWSGIVVGILMGGLMGMYAFKGPFRAPKGHENYTDLNRRMLRLAHIAFIMLPLISMLYGMCIDSLAVPYLYKYYAVICMMILSVGIPVLLIASCFYLPFKYVQVIPFSCGMYALVVMAIGRVSAL; encoded by the coding sequence GTGGCTAATCTCAGTGCAATACTGATTGCCTTTGGCTGGAGTGGTATTGTTGTCGGTATATTAATGGGTGGATTAATGGGAATGTATGCCTTTAAGGGACCTTTCCGCGCTCCTAAAGGCCATGAAAATTATACTGATTTAAATCGCCGGATGTTAAGGTTGGCACATATCGCGTTTATTATGTTGCCCTTGATATCCATGCTCTATGGAATGTGTATTGATAGCCTCGCGGTACCTTATCTCTATAAATATTACGCGGTTATTTGCATGATGATACTTTCGGTGGGTATTCCGGTACTGTTGATTGCATCATGTTTTTATCTACCGTTTAAGTATGTGCAGGTTATCCCGTTTAGTTGTGGAATGTATGCGTTAGTTGTAATGGCAATTGGCAGAGTCTCTGCCCTGTAA
- a CDS encoding beta-ketoacyl synthase, which produces MVKLPVITAFGGYGPAGRSSSHHAFRRMVIESLSEEERQQTLLSLAILMGILKYDEGGYCDISGKRFTPDQAAATIKNEALEGSLIRKITDDYFDVDAIVSHAKLNMASDENGFSFIISSRQLPQPLPQGWHAEELTDQRVRITVRGDMDCRIETLLRTEVQAAGLLPQGFRPGDYYNSQFHPRALQMAVVGASDAINAMGIPWRDIQAKISPDQLGIYSGNIMGQLDEYGFGGMLQSRLKGHRVSAKQCPLGLNSMCADFLNAYVLGSVGHTSATLGACATFLYNLNAAVEDIKAGRIRVAVVGSAEAPVTSEVIEGFDAMGALATESKLRHIDQTETADWRNSSRPFGNSCGFVIAESSQYIVLMDDELAMQLGAEIHGSVGNVFINADGYKRSIASPGPGNYITMAKAVASAVSMVGLETVQKGSFIQAHGSSTPKNCVSEADIFDRVAQAFSIHDWPVTAVKSYLGHSLGPASGDQLISCLGVFRYGILPGIKSVPHIAPQVNNARLHIPVQDCKLEDEQGHIAFINSKGFGGNNATGVVYSPKLTQQWLRKRYGEPAFADYQQRNRQVQRQARAYDEAASHGELNVIYLFGQQGINEDDINIDMNGITIPGFEKPISFAREKEYSDF; this is translated from the coding sequence ATGGTGAAATTACCCGTAATAACAGCATTTGGTGGCTATGGTCCGGCTGGTCGTAGTTCTTCACATCATGCATTTCGCCGAATGGTTATTGAGTCATTATCCGAAGAGGAACGGCAGCAGACGTTATTATCGCTTGCCATCCTGATGGGCATTCTTAAATATGATGAAGGCGGATATTGTGACATTTCCGGTAAAAGATTCACGCCCGATCAGGCTGCCGCGACGATAAAGAACGAGGCGCTTGAAGGATCCCTTATCAGAAAAATCACGGACGATTATTTTGATGTTGATGCCATCGTTAGTCATGCAAAATTGAATATGGCTTCGGACGAAAACGGTTTTAGTTTTATTATTTCTTCCAGACAATTACCTCAACCCTTACCGCAGGGATGGCATGCTGAGGAATTAACGGATCAGCGCGTGCGCATTACCGTCCGGGGTGATATGGACTGTAGAATTGAGACGCTGTTGCGCACGGAAGTTCAGGCCGCAGGTTTGCTGCCGCAAGGATTCCGGCCGGGTGACTATTACAATTCACAGTTTCACCCGCGGGCGTTGCAAATGGCCGTTGTCGGGGCGTCAGATGCGATCAACGCTATGGGGATCCCGTGGCGGGATATACAGGCGAAAATTTCGCCGGATCAGCTGGGTATCTACTCGGGCAATATTATGGGACAGCTCGACGAGTATGGCTTTGGCGGAATGTTGCAGTCGCGTCTCAAGGGCCATCGCGTCAGCGCCAAGCAGTGTCCGCTGGGCCTGAACAGCATGTGCGCCGATTTTCTCAATGCCTATGTATTGGGTAGCGTGGGCCACACCAGCGCCACGCTGGGAGCATGCGCCACGTTTCTTTATAACCTGAATGCGGCCGTCGAAGACATAAAAGCAGGGCGCATTCGCGTAGCCGTGGTAGGCAGCGCAGAAGCACCGGTTACATCAGAGGTGATTGAAGGTTTTGATGCCATGGGCGCGCTGGCGACAGAGAGCAAACTCAGGCATATCGATCAGACGGAGACGGCCGACTGGCGCAACAGCAGCCGTCCGTTTGGCAACAGCTGTGGGTTTGTGATCGCCGAGTCCAGCCAGTATATCGTGTTGATGGACGACGAACTGGCGATGCAGCTCGGCGCAGAGATCCACGGTTCTGTGGGAAACGTCTTTATCAATGCTGATGGCTATAAGCGTTCGATTGCTTCACCGGGGCCGGGGAATTACATCACTATGGCGAAAGCTGTCGCCTCTGCAGTGTCGATGGTTGGACTGGAGACGGTGCAAAAGGGATCGTTTATCCAGGCTCATGGTTCAAGCACGCCGAAAAATTGTGTCTCGGAAGCGGATATTTTTGACCGTGTTGCGCAAGCCTTTTCGATTCACGACTGGCCGGTGACGGCGGTAAAATCTTACCTGGGGCACTCCCTGGGGCCTGCCAGCGGGGACCAGTTGATAAGCTGTCTCGGTGTCTTCCGCTATGGCATTTTACCGGGCATTAAAAGCGTGCCGCACATCGCGCCGCAGGTGAATAACGCGCGTTTACACATCCCTGTTCAGGACTGCAAATTAGAGGATGAACAGGGGCATATTGCGTTTATTAATTCAAAAGGCTTCGGCGGTAATAATGCCACGGGGGTGGTTTACTCGCCGAAGCTTACCCAACAATGGTTGCGCAAACGCTATGGCGAACCGGCCTTTGCAGATTATCAGCAGCGTAACCGCCAGGTGCAACGACAAGCCCGTGCTTACGATGAAGCTGCCTCTCACGGCGAATTAAACGTTATTTATCTGTTTGGACAGCAGGGGATAAATGAAGACGATATCAATATTGATATGAATGGCATCACTATTCCCGGCTTTGAAAAGCCTATTTCGTTTGCGAGGGAAAAAGAATATAGCGATTTTTAA